Below is a window of Cytobacillus firmus DNA.
ACTGAATTTCTGTTAAACCGGAACACTGTTTAATTTGTTCTTCATAAGCACTGATATTCGTGAGCGCATTCGGGTTTTCTTCCATCCAGCCGCTGATCCAATCAATTTGAGACTTGTCAGGAAATTCATTTTCTGCAATTTGTATGGGAAGCTGCTCATCACCGGGTGTATAGAGCATAATAGCTATACTTTGTTTTCCATCTCTTCCTGCCCGCCCAATTTCCTGCAAATAAGATTCAATCTGAAGAGGCATATGAAAGTGTATCACGTACCGGATATTTTCTTTATTAATGCCCATGCCAAAGGCACTTGTAGCGCAAATAAGATCGAGCTGCCCATGGATAAACTGCTGCTGCACAAGGATGCGGCTTTCCTGGTCCATTCCCCCATGATAAGCCATCACTCTTTTAGCTCCATTTACTCTCAGCATATCGGCTGTTTGTTCTGCCATTTTTTTGCTGGAAAAATATATAATGCCAGGACCCTCAAGGCTCTCAGCAAGCTCCACAAGCCTCTTTGTTTTTACACGGAAATTTTCTGCCTTTTCTACAGTTAGCGCTATATTAGGACGGTCAACCGAATAAATAATTTCGCTGCAGTCCAGTATGCCGAGTGACTTTTTTATATCTGATTTAACCTCATGCGTAGCTGTGGCAGTTAAAGCAAGTGTAACCGGGTTCCCTACCTTTTGTCTCACTTCGCCAAGCTTTAAATAATCTGGCCTGAAATCATATCCCCATTGGGAGATACAATGTGCTTCATCAACAACAAATAAAGCGATGCGCAATTTTTTCAACTGAGATTGTACTGATTCAAAATAAAGCATTTCGGGTGAAATAAAGATAAACTTATACTGATCCAGATTAGTTAATGCCTGCTTTTTTTCAGAACGGGATAGAAAAGAATTGAATGCTATCACCTTTTTTTCTCCATTCATCATGAGCTGTTCTGCCTGATCCTGCATCAGGGACAGCAAAGGAGAAATAATAATTACCTGGCCTTCAATCATATATCCCGGCAGCTGATAACAAAGGGATTTACCTGTACCTGTAGGCAGCATGGCAACAGTATTCCTGCCTGCGAGCACGGATTCAATGATTTCCTTTTGTCCAGGTCTGAAGGCAGAATATCCAAATTTTCTTTCCAATAGTTCGTCCAATCTCATTGTCCCTCTCCAAGCTTTGCCATTACTAATCTGATTTCAAAATAATCGGATTCAGGCACTATTTGACGTATTTGCTTTAATTGCATTGAATCAGCACGATTGGCTGCATGAAGGATCAGCTTCTGTTTTTCCTCGGAGACATAACGTGTGATATTAAAGCAGCTGTCGTTTAATGCTACTTCCACAATATGATCCTCAATTGTACTTTTTTTCAATCTTCTCATTTTAGCTATATCATCCAATTCCAGTCCCTGTTTTAACATTGTGTAAGTCTTTTGGGCAGACAATGTTAGCTGAACTTCATTTCCTGCATCGCTAACGATCTTATTGATAAGCGGATATTCGGCAGAATTATCTCTTCCGCTTGCCAGTATATGATGAATAGCCCCAAGGAACTGATGGTGGTAATAATCCTGGCTGATTCCAAGCTGTTCAGAAGCCTGAACAGCTGTGAGGCCAATACGGTTATAGCCTGTCAGCCTCAATGTCAGCACAGCAGGATTAATATTATTCAGACCTTCAAGGCACTGACCAAGTTCCTTGTACAGCATAACCCCAACTTCACCGCGGGAAAATCCAGATTTCCCAAGAAAGTCTTTCAGCCATTCATGAATATCTCTTTTTCTTTGGATAGGAAGGTACTTTACATTGTTATTATTTAAGTGGGATATTACCTGAATTAAAAGTGTAATCCTCTCCCAAAACAATTCACCTGTACTATGATACAGCCATCCGTTTAATGATGAAGGTATTGGACATTCTAAAAGAGATCTTTCGAGCTCTTTCTTCCCTTCTTCAGTTAAAATGTAATGCTTTTCATCAATGGCAGTCATCCAGCTGCTGCTTAGGATTTCCTCTGCAAGATGGTCCAGAACTCCCCTGCTTAAATTTCCAAATGTACGAAAAAACGGGGTTAGTTGAAATAGATGAGCATCTTGGATGGTCTGGGAAGACTTTTTTCCATTAAGCAAATGTAAAATGGAATATATAGTTCTTTGTCCCTGCAACTCGTTAACACAGTACATTATTACAGATTTCAAATAAGCTCTTTGCATTATGTTCACCTTACGGCATAAGATTTTTTATTTTTTCATTACCTTCTTTTTCTTACTTCTATTTTATCATGAAAGAATTCGGCAGGCCGTTTTAATTATTTCTAACAGGGTAAATTATGCCTAAACCCTTATGTGATAAGCATTCTCAATACATTTTCTATTGAAAAGTTGAACATACAGTTTTACAATAGGATGTGAGGAATGTGTTACCATCATCTTGATGGGAGATTAATTGTTTAATTCTTGGGAGGTTTTTTTCATGGCAAAGTATACAATTGTTGACAAAGAAACATGTATTGCATGTGGAGCTTGCGGCGCAGCTGCACCGGACATTTATGATTACGATGATGAAGGCATCGCATTTGTTACCCTTGATGATAACCAGGGTATCGTTGAGATTCCAGATGTATTGATGGACGATATGATGGATGCATTCGAAGGCTGCCCAACCGATTCAATCAAAGTTGCTGATGACGCTTTTGATGGCGACCCGCTTAAATACGAATAATCCCTCAGCCATACTCTAATCTTTGTTAAGCTACTGCTCCCTTTCAACTAGAAAGGGAGTTTTTTGGCTTACAAATTGAAAAAGCAGCGGAACATTTGCCGCTGCTTTAGATTTATATATTCATTATGCTGCACTTTTTAATACAGCCTGCTTTTCTACCCAGGTTCTCATGCGTGTAAAAATGAGCATGAAAACAATTGAAATAATAATTCCTTTTAGGATATTGAATGGCAATATTCCTGTCACAATCATTGTTCTCATTTCAGGCGCTGACATTGCCGGGAAATTCAGGAAGAATGTATATGCCGGCAGAATGACAACGTAATTAAGCACACTCATAATAACAGCCATAACCATGGTGCCGATTACGAGCCCAAACGTCATGCCTTTTTTGGTCTTCAGCTTGCTGTATACATAATAAGTAGGCAAGACGAACAAAATGCCTGCCGCAAAGTTTGCAATATGTCCGACAGGTACCCCTGTTGCACTCCCAGTCATGAAGTAATCAAGAATATTTTTAATAAGCTCCACTAATATTCCTGCCGCCGGGCCAAAGATTAACGCCGCGATTAATGCAGGAATATCGCTGAAGTCAATCATCAAAAATTGCGGAAACGGCGGAATTGGAAAATTGAGCAGCATTAATACATAAGAGATGCTGCTTAGCATTCCGATGGCAACCATTGATTTGATATTAAGTTTTTTCAAGTTCCTCTCTCCTTTTTAGGACTATCTCTCCTATAGAAGAAAGGTTCGGCTAAGCAAATATCTTCGCAATAAATAACCCTCAAGCAAAAATAACTTGAGGGAGAGTTGCTAAGGCATGCTTAATAACGTTCAAAACCTGCATTTTTTGAACGTCTGCAGAACCTCCATCTTCTCCCATCCAGACTGTACTGTCGGCTTTGGAATCGCACCAAATCCTGCCCAATTAAATGCAAAGCGTTTTTCGACCAAACGCTTCTCTCAGGCTCGCGGGCTTAGAGTTAAGATTAACCCATCACCGCCGGTCGGGAATTTCACCCTGCCCCGAAGATAGACCGTATTTATTTATACAGATTAATTATACTGAAAAAAAGTTATTCTGTGAAGGGATTTGTTTATCTGTATGGATTTGAAACATATATATCCATGTCCATACCTATTAAAATTTTTCTGGATAATACATAAAAGGGAGGCTCTGCCATCCCTTTTGCATTATCCAAGAGGATATTCCTTTCTTTCTCCTTTGGAAAAAGTCATGATGGACTCATATCCCACTTCTTTTGCAAGAGCAATAGCCTTATCAAAATCGGCACCTACATGTTCAGGAAAGTGCGCATCAGATGAAAGTACAATCGGGATATTTTTCTCATAGCATTTCTGCAGGAGCCGTTTGTCCGGGTATAGTTCACCGACTGGCTTTCGCAGACCGGCTGTGCTGATCTCTACACATGTCTTGGATTCTGCCAGTGCATTGGCTGCACGATCATACTGCTCCAGCAAAAACTCTTCGTCCTTAGGAACATATTTAAAGATTTTCACGAGGTCTAAATGGCCTACAATATCAAATAAATTGGATTGGGCCAGTGTGACCACTTGATCAAAATACTTCCTATATATCTCATAAAGATCCCTTTTATCCCATTCTTTTCTAAATTCAGCAAGATCTATGCCGAAATCTCCAACCCAATGTATGGATCCAATTACATAATCAAATGAGTAGCTGTTAATAAACTTCGCCATTTCATAATGCTTGCCCGGCGTATAGTCCATTTCTATTGACATTTTCACATCTATGTTATTACTCCACGCTTCTTGAAAAACATTCACATAGTCTTTCATATCATAAAATCGTCTTTCGTTTACCCATGGATTTTGCAGAATGTCTGCTGTCTGATAGAAATGATATGCATGTTCCGAAATCCCAAAAGATTCAATCCCTTTTTGGGCAGCAGCATCTGTAAATTTTTTTAAATAATCCAGGCTTAACGTGCCATTTTCAAGATGGTTATGATAGTCTGTAAGCATTTCTCTAACTCCCCCAGTTTTTTACCCATTATACTTTAAGGGAGTAAAGCGGTGCAATCATTTCTATTCTATTTTTTGTGAATGATTAGAATTTGTCCAATTTTGATAACATCTGAATTTGAATTGTTTAACTCTTTAATAGCTTCTGCTGTTGTATCATGCATTTTCGCTATAGAAGTTAATGTATCGCCTTGCTTAACAGTGTATTCACTAAATTTGCCGGGTTTTATCATCAGTTTTTGACCTGTAAGAATGTGATCAGGATTAATATTATTTAAACCGGCAATATCACCGGGCAGCAGATTATAGTGTGCAGCGATGGTCCATAATGTTTCCCCAGTTTTAACTATATGGTAGGTTTCCCCGGAATCATTTGTTATTTGTCCAGAATTATAATTAGACGGCCGGGCTGATACTTCACGTGCGTTTTCAGTTCTTGCCGCTGCATTTACAGCTTGTCCAACTTCTCCCATGCCATATGCCACAGAGGGATCCACTGCATTTATTTTATCAGCTGTCCATGCCTGCGCATGTATTTCAAAATGAAGATGGACTCCTGAAGAGTCACCCGTGCTTCCCATCAATCCGATTTTCTGTCCGAGCGAAACTTTGTCGCCTTCAGCAGATAATCGTTTATTCAGATGGGCGTATACTGTTTCGGTTTGGTTGCTATGTTTAATAAATATTACATTTCCGTATGTTTGAGAGTAATACGACCTGGACACAATTCCAGCGTCAGCGGCATAAACCGGAGAACCGGAATCTCCGGCAATATCAATGCCCTTATGCTGACCACTTCTTGTACCATACGTGTCCGTAATTACACCTTCTGCCGGCCATACCCAATGCTCTGTCAACTCAGAAATTTTTGGCTCAGCAGCTTTAGAATGCTTCCCTCCCAGAAATAGCAAACTCACACAAAGAGCCATTATTCCTGCGATAAAGAAACGCCTTATGTAATCCTTCATTCTTTTCCTCCTATGATGTCAGCTGAAATATCCGCTCGAGCGCTTTCTATCTGCACTCTCTTTCACCCTATGACAGCTTGTACTCTTTTAGAACAATTAATAATAAAGCTCATAAAAGCACAGTGATTAGTATTCTTCCAGCAGCAACGTTTTTATGCAGATATGGAGGAACTTTATCCTAAAATGGAAAAGACGGCCACATAGGGCCGCCTTTCTAATTTGGCAAATCTCGTTTATTAGCTGCTACAGGTACCTTTAATTCCTCAGTAAGATCAAACTTGCCTATTTTATCAACATCTGCATTTTCTAATTTGACCGTGTCGAAATCAAAGTCTTTTGCCGTAAGAAGGATTGCTTCGATCGCATGAAGTGTTGGTGCATTATCGATTATTTCTGATTCATTATTAAAACGGATTTTGAGTTTGCCATCCTTTTTTTCTTCTATTTCAAAATCAACATCATCCGGTATGGATGCCTGTAAATTATTTTCAGTCCTATTTTGTTTCATGGCTTTCAGAGCATCTTTTACCGAATTGAGCTCTTCTCTTAACGGCACCAGGAATGGTGTTGAATCTGCACCATTAGGATACAAGAAATAATAAATTAAGTTACCATTGCTATTTTCCGGGATAAATTCGTCTCTATATCCATAATGGCCGAACTCAATGCCGACTTTCCCTTCCGTTCTAAGGTCAATCTTTTCTATATCTAAATTGTTCATTATATTCGCCAAAACCTTCTCTAAAAGTAACTCTGAGGTGGAGGAAATACTATATGGGTGATCCGCCGGCACATCAACTGTCAGGATGTTATTTTCCTGGTCATGAGTTAAATTTGCTTTTAAAGGATAGTAATCATCTAAACCCCATGCATCTTCAGTAAGTTTGCTCATCGTGTCTTCAAACAGAGCAAATTTCGTCCTGGCCGGGTCACTATCAACCAGAACGCTGACAGGTACAATATTTTTAGCCTCCTTATCCGGAATTGCATAGGTCAGGACTTCTTTTCCTGCCAAGTCTTCTTCATAAACGGCAGTAGGGCTTGCTTCGGATGAAACAGACTTCATGCTTATATCATTGCTAGATTCTTTTTCCGGGTCACCGGAAAGCTGCGCATGATCCTCTTGTGGATCTTCTTCTTTTGCAAGAGGTTCCGGGTCTGAATCTTCGTCTTTGGCTTCCGATATACTGTAATTGTCACCGGTTATTTGTTCAGATGATTGTGTCTGATCTGATTGAATTTCGACTTGTTGATCAGCAGAATCCTGCCAATTCATAAGGTTCGGGGCAAGAATGAAAAGCAGGAGCAATGCAGCAGCCGCTGCTGCAGCAGGCATGATCCATGTTCTTTTCTTTTGTTTGCCCATCTTGATTTGTATGGTTTGATAAATTTCTCTCGGGTCTCGACTATCTTTAATCTTAGGCATCTGGCTCAGCAATTCCTGAAGCTGCTCATCGCTCCATTTTGATTCCTTCATTATCCATTCCCTCCTTTGCCTTAAAATGTTCCATATGATTTTTCAACACCTTTAACGCACGGTGCTGCGTTGTCTTTACCTTACTTTCAGTCCAGCCAAGTGAATCAGCTGTTTCTGTAATGGTGAGTTCATGTATATATCTCATAATAATGACTAGCCTCTGGTCAATGGTGCATAAATCAAGACAGCGATAGATCATCTGGATTTCTTCCCGTTGAACAGCAATTTCATCAGGCAAGGGGTGTTCATCCTTTACCTGCTGAGTTGACCAGTCAAATTTCTCCATAATCTTTTGTTTCCAGCCCTTTTGCTTGCGAAAGGAATCAATGGCAACATTCCGCGCAATTGAAAAGAGCCAGGTTTTTTCGCTGCTTTTCCCTTCAAATCTTTCATATGACTTTAACACTCTTATATAGACTTCCTGGACTAAATCCTCAGCCAGTTCCTTGTTTTTGACCATATAAAAAAGAAATTGAAAAACGTCCTGATGGTATTTTTTATAAAGTTCATCAAAAACGGAGTCCATGAATTCCCCTCCCCGTTCAATAAAATAGTCGTTCTCTCTCTAAAAAAAGTTACAGTTTAACTATATTATTATTGTGCAGAAAAACGCAAGAGCCTGTTTGGGCGGGGGATTACTCCCTGCCTTCAGATACGAACGGCCAATGCCTTTTCATTATAATTCAAAAAGAAAGGGAAGGAAATTCTTGCATCTCCTTCCCCAGCCTATGATTAATTGTTTCCCGTGTATCAAGAACAATCGCCACAATTCCCGTCTTTATCCGTCATTTCGAGGGATAAATATTGAAAATGTCGTACCATGTCCGGTCTTGCTTTGAACCGTAATATGACCTTTATGAGCTTCAATAATATTTTTTGCAATTGCGAGTCCAAGGCCAGTTCCGGAGCGGCCCCTTGTCCTTGCTTTGTCAGCTTTGTAAAAACGCTCAAATACAAAGGGCAGGTCTTCTTCGGGGATTCCCGAGCCAGAATCTTTCACTTCGATAAGCAGTCCCCGTTCATCACTCCGTTCGATAACTTTAACCTCTCCGTTATGGGGGGTATGCCGGATGGCATTATCAATCAGATTGGTCATAACCTGTTCTATTCTGTCCGGATCCAATTGAATAGATAAATTTTCGCTTTGCAAATCATGTTCCAGGTTAATTTCCTTCTCTTTTGCGAGTCCCTGGAATTTTCTGGTGATTCTTTGCAGAAAGGAGTTTACATCAGTTTCTTCCATTGTCAGCTGAATATGCCCAGCTTCCATTCTGGCAAGATCAAGCAATTCGTTCACAAGCCGGCCCATTCTCAGGGATTCATCATAAATGACACTTGCCATCTCTTTTTTCTCTTCATCCGTTCCCGCAATATCATCGACGATCGCTTCACTATATCCTTGCATCATCGAAATTGGCGTCCTTAATTCATGAGAAACATTAGCTATAAAATCGTTGCGGAGCTTATCAAGCTTACGCTCCTCCGTCATATCCCTGATAACTGCAACCGCTCCCCTAATATATTTTTTATTATAAAGAGGGCTAACGATTATCACCCATGAACGGCCCTGTATTGGGATTTCACCAATCTGTTCCTTCTCCGTATTAACAGCAAGCTGGAAGAGCTCCATTACTTTGGAAGGAACTTCCTCCGTATTATTCTCGATGTCATCCAGCTCATAAAACCAGCTTTGCAGAAAACGCTCTGCAGGAGGATTCGTAATCAGTATCGTTCCATCCCGGTTGAAGGTGATTACCCCATCAGCCATCCCGCTTAAAATGCTTGCCAGCTGTTCTTTTTCCTGGCTTAAGGCATTCATATTAAATTTCAGCTGTCTGCCCATTTGATTAAAAGCCATGGCTAATTCGCCAACCTCATCATTAGTCAGAATCGGAACTTTCGTATCAAATTTACCTCTTGCTACCTCAAAGGCAGCTTCTTTCATTTTTCTCAGTGGAGCATTGATTCTTGTCGATAAGAAAAAAGCAAAGATGGTTGTTAAAATGATGGCAACTCCCGCAGCCAGCAAAATAAACTTTGTGGTTGAACGCAATGTTTCGTGCATTACCTCAATGGACTGATAAATAAAAACGGCTCCATTGCTGCCGTCACCTTCAAGCGGGACTCCAATGATAAGAATTTTGCTGTCGTCATCTGCGGATACGTCTGTATACTCCGGATTAACGGATGTTACTTTTTTTACAGTCTTGTCTTTCGTAAGAACTTCTTTTAAATCATCTTCCTCGGTGAGGTAGGAAATGGGCAGTTTTAATGAATCTGTATGGTTTGGAGAATAGTAGTACTCTTTCGGCGAGTTAATAATGACTACTTTTGTAACATCATCGACAAGTTCCCAGGAAATTTCCAAACCGACATCACGATTATGTTCTTTTAAAATTCTGGTTATTTTATGGGCAGTATTTGATAATCCTTTTTCTGTTTCATTTATATGGTAATTCTCAAAGAATTCCAGCAGCATGACTGTTAAAATCAGCAGTACAAAGGAAACTAATAAAAGAATTGTGCCCCAAAGCTTTCCGGCAACACTCCTAAAGAGCATCATTCATTAATAACCTCAAACTTGTAGCCCACTCCCCAAACGGTGACAATCATTCTGGCAGCCTGCTCAGAAACTTTATTCAGCTTTTCACGCAAGCGCTTCACATGAGTATCAACTGTTCTCAAATCTCCAAAAAATTCATAATGCCATACTTCTTTAAGCAGATGCTCCCTGTCAAACACCTTATCGGGCGCCTTTGCCAGGAAATAAAGGAGTTCATATTCCTTTGGCGTCAAACTGACTTCTTTTCCATCAGCCAATACTTTGTGAGCATCATTATCGATCGTTAGATGAGGAAATACGATTACATCTTTTGCTGTTGTTTCTGTCTGCAGGTAAGTAGTTTTAGAAGATCTGCGCAATAAAGCCTTAACACGCAGCACAACTTCCCTGGGACTGAAAGGCTTTACGATATAATCATCAGTGCCGACTTCAAAGCCCTGTACGCGATTAACTTCCTCCCCTTTAGCTGTAAGCATGATCACGGGAGTAGCTTTTTTTTCTCTCAGTTCTCTGCAGACTTCTATACCGTCTTTGCCGGGCATCATTAAATCCAATAGGATAACATCATAATCATTTGCCAGGGCTTTTGACAAAGCCTGGTTTCCATTCTCTGCTTCATCAATTGAAAAATTTTCACGCTCAAGGTACATCTTCAATAATCGGCGGATTCTTTCTTCATCATCCACTAGCAATATTTTCACTTGGTTTTCCATTTTCAAGTCCCCCTAACGTCAATAGAAATGGCTCTTTTCAAAATTCATTTTTGCTAAAGGATTCTGCCCGTTGATTTCCGCTGCAGGCACTCAAGCTTTCCCACGGGGCTGCCGGGAGCCTCCTCAACGCTCTGCGTCTGCGGGGTCTCTTCCTGGTACGATACTCCCGTAGGCTCCAATCAACTCAGCGGTGAAATATAGTATACAAAGCAGAAAAACACTAAATTTTACAAGATTAAAATCTTTAATTAAAGCCTTCACTATTGTGAAGTGAAGGCTTGTTTATTTTTATTATGATCCAGCGTAGGAGTGCAATCCGGCAATGACCAGGTTTACCGCAACCAGATTAAACATAATAATGATAAATCCGATTACAGCTAGCCATGCAGACTTTTCGCCATGCCAGCCCTTTGAAAGGCGAAGGTGCAGGTAGGCAGCGTAAAATAGGAAGGTGATGAGAGCCCATACTTCCTTTGGATCCCATCCCCAGAAACGAGTCCAGGCAATTTGTGCCCATATCATGGCAAAAATCAAAGCTCCTAGTGTAAAGACCGGAAATCCTATTAATACTGAGCGGTAAGCGATCTCGTCAACCAAATCAAGATTAATATTTTTAGCAAGCGGCTGAAGTGCTGCTCCAACCCTTTTGCGGAGAATCAATCTTAAAGCAAGATATAGAAGAATACCTGAAGCCAAAGACCATATAACGGTATTTAATTTTTTTGCATTAATAATTGCAGGCATTTCCGCCAGCGGTTCAAATTTACCTTCCGTAATCAGCTGACCGTCGTGAGGACCTGTTAAAGCAGGCATATGATATTCCAGAACATCTTCCTGACCGTTCTTATCAATCCAGTTAAATTCCGCTTTGTAGCCTGAAGCTGAGAAGCCTGAGCTTATAACAATAAACCCAAGTGTGCAAACCAGGCCAAACATAACGGCTTCAAGCCAGAATCTCTGTTTGCTTTGCTTAGTTTGATCCACTGATTTTACCAAATAAATTAATCCGGCAGCGAAGCTTACAGCCAAAATAGCCTGCCCAACTGCAGCTGTTGTAACGTGAATATGAAGCCAATCACTCTGCAGGGCGGGGATCAGCGGTGAAACTTCCCGCGGAAACATACTTGCATAAGCAATCATCAGTACCGCAACCGGGAGCGTAAAGACTCCTAAAATAGGTGTTTTATAAATTAAGTAAATCACTATAAAAGCACCAACAAGTGACATTCCAAAGAATGTTGTAAATTCGAAAAGGTTGCTGACAGGCGCATGCCCGGCTGCAATCCACCTTGTAATAAAGTAGCCAAGCTGTGCAGCAAACCCGATAATCGAGATCCATAATCCAATTGCTGCCCATCTGTTTGGCCCTTGTTTCGTTCTATTCTTATCCTTTATAGAGCCGGCAAAAAAGACAGTAGCAATTAAATAGAGGATAAAAGCTGTGTATAGTAAATTGCTGCTTATTGTAACCACTCAGATTCCTCCTTAGCCTTTCTTTTCACTTTGATTTTGCAGCTGATCTTCCGGCATCGTAATTCCGGTTCCATCCAATGCTGCTTCAATTTCCCTTTTAAGTCCATGCCAGTTTTTGTTAGTGTGTCCTGCTACCCACACCTCTCCATTCACACGGCGCAGCCAAACTCTCCGATGGTTCCAATAAGATCCCTGTGCAACACCTATCATGAAAATAACGCCGCCCAATGCGATAATCCATAATGTTAAATCTTTTCGGACGGTCAGGGCCGATACATTTTTAGTATCTATGCCTTTAAAGGCCATCTTGT
It encodes the following:
- the ccsB gene encoding c-type cytochrome biogenesis protein CcsB, translating into MVTISSNLLYTAFILYLIATVFFAGSIKDKNRTKQGPNRWAAIGLWISIIGFAAQLGYFITRWIAAGHAPVSNLFEFTTFFGMSLVGAFIVIYLIYKTPILGVFTLPVAVLMIAYASMFPREVSPLIPALQSDWLHIHVTTAAVGQAILAVSFAAGLIYLVKSVDQTKQSKQRFWLEAVMFGLVCTLGFIVISSGFSASGYKAEFNWIDKNGQEDVLEYHMPALTGPHDGQLITEGKFEPLAEMPAIINAKKLNTVIWSLASGILLYLALRLILRKRVGAALQPLAKNINLDLVDEIAYRSVLIGFPVFTLGALIFAMIWAQIAWTRFWGWDPKEVWALITFLFYAAYLHLRLSKGWHGEKSAWLAVIGFIIIMFNLVAVNLVIAGLHSYAGS